In the genome of Pseudomonadota bacterium, one region contains:
- a CDS encoding NAD-dependent epimerase/dehydratase family protein gives MAVLITGGGGFTGAYLTKELLNRGEKVVVFDLFLNESFKKITSENFVFVKGDVSNWPVVLNVVKDNKIDAIFHLAAILSVPSEANPWASVNINALGTFYVLEAARLFQVKKVLFTSSIGSYGVSHDTIVTEETVQRPIIMYGVTKVFGELLGLYYSRKFGIDFRGVRFPQLIGPGVASAGIAQYNPLLIEAAIKGEPFKVWAPEDTVMPMMYIKDAVRSLIMLYDAPEEKLFTRMYNVGQIMPPSTAKELVDVVKRYFPEAKITFKPDPDAINILKTIPRIIKGDKAEKEWGWYFSYSLEDMVRDFIEEFNKMRTP, from the coding sequence ATGGCAGTGTTAATCACCGGTGGTGGTGGTTTTACAGGCGCATACCTGACAAAAGAATTACTCAATAGGGGGGAGAAAGTTGTTGTCTTCGACCTTTTTCTCAACGAGTCATTCAAGAAAATCACCTCTGAAAATTTTGTGTTCGTGAAAGGGGATGTGAGCAACTGGCCTGTGGTGTTAAATGTAGTGAAAGATAACAAAATAGATGCAATTTTCCATTTAGCAGCTATTTTATCCGTTCCTTCTGAAGCAAATCCCTGGGCCTCTGTGAACATCAATGCCCTTGGTACTTTCTATGTGTTGGAGGCTGCCAGACTATTTCAAGTGAAGAAGGTTCTCTTTACAAGCTCTATCGGGTCCTATGGTGTGAGTCATGACACCATAGTTACCGAAGAGACTGTACAGAGGCCCATCATCATGTATGGGGTTACAAAAGTTTTCGGTGAGTTGTTGGGGCTCTATTATTCGAGAAAATTCGGAATAGATTTTCGCGGAGTGCGGTTTCCCCAACTCATCGGTCCCGGTGTTGCATCTGCAGGTATAGCTCAGTATAATCCCTTGCTTATAGAAGCAGCTATTAAAGGGGAACCTTTCAAGGTCTGGGCGCCGGAAGATACTGTAATGCCGATGATGTACATAAAAGATGCAGTGAGAAGCTTGATAATGCTCTACGATGCACCAGAAGAAAAACTTTTCACCCGTATGTACAACGTAGGACAGATAATGCCACCATCAACGGCAAAGGAACTTGTGGACGTGGTAAAGAGATATTTTCCTGAGGCGAAGATCACCTTTAAACCTGATCCCGATGCGATAAATATACTGAAAACTATCCCGAGAATCATAAAAGGCGATAAAGCAGAAAAAGAGTGGGGATGGTATTTCAGCTATTCATTAGAGGATATGGTGCGGGACTTCATAGAAGAGTTCAACAAAATGCGAACTCCGTGA